In Amphiura filiformis unplaced genomic scaffold, Afil_fr2py scaffold_597, whole genome shotgun sequence, the following are encoded in one genomic region:
- the LOC140145780 gene encoding lysyl oxidase homolog 4-like isoform X1: MDVFKIRNAVLLCIGFALLSEVNSKPNPDRGQTATRPDRGGRNPNGMNGRNPNGMNGGNNANIQVPTEGPAEGGEVPIQVPTEGPAEGANTQVPIQNPTEVGIRLVGGSASHEGRVEVYHNDTWGTVCDDRLAYDYYWYYYSDYATESANFATAVCRQLGFPYGTGVVMEEAHFGEGNENDPIWLDNVICSGSESRLDECSHNGWGAHNCGHYEDVGVICDI, encoded by the exons ATGGACGTTTTCAAAATCCGTAATGCTGTGTTGCTTTGCATTGGGTTTGCTTTGCTCAGTGAGGTCAACAGTAAGCCTAACCCGGACCGCGGCCAGACCGCGACCCGGCCAGACCGCGGCGGGAGAAACCCCAACGGCATGAACGGGAGAAACCCCAACGGCATGAACGGGGGAAACAACG CTAATATCCAGGTCCCGACTGAAGGGCCCGCTGAAGGGGGTGAGGTCCCGATCCAGGTCCCGACTGAAGGGCCCGCTGAAGGGG CTAATACCCAGGTCCCGATCCAGAACCCGACTGAAGTGG GCATCCGTCTTGTCGGTGGTAGCGCATCACATGAAGGCAGAGTGGAAGTGTATCACAATGACACGTGGGGTACAGTGTGTGATGACCGGTTGGCCTATGATTATTACTGGTATTATTATAGTGATTATGCGACTGAGAGTGCCAATTTCGCAACGGCAGTTTGCCGTCAACTTGGATTCCCATATGGTACTGGTGTTGTCATGGAAGAGGCTCACTTTGGAGAGGGAAATGAGAATGACCCCATATGGTTAGATAATGTGATCTGTTCAGGATCAGAAAGCAGATTAGATGAATGCAGCCATAACGGATGGGGAGCACATAACTGTGGTCATTATGAAGATGTAGGGGTGATTTGCGACATTTAG
- the LOC140145780 gene encoding scavenger receptor cysteine-rich domain-containing protein DMBT1-like isoform X2 encodes MDVFKIRNAVLLCIGFALLSEVNSKPNPDRGQTATRPDRGGRNPNGMNGRNPNGMNGGNNANIQVPTEGPAEGANTQVPIQNPTEVGIRLVGGSASHEGRVEVYHNDTWGTVCDDRLAYDYYWYYYSDYATESANFATAVCRQLGFPYGTGVVMEEAHFGEGNENDPIWLDNVICSGSESRLDECSHNGWGAHNCGHYEDVGVICDI; translated from the exons ATGGACGTTTTCAAAATCCGTAATGCTGTGTTGCTTTGCATTGGGTTTGCTTTGCTCAGTGAGGTCAACAGTAAGCCTAACCCGGACCGCGGCCAGACCGCGACCCGGCCAGACCGCGGCGGGAGAAACCCCAACGGCATGAACGGGAGAAACCCCAACGGCATGAACGGGGGAAACAACG CTAATATCCAGGTCCCGACTGAAGGGCCCGCTGAAGGGG CTAATACCCAGGTCCCGATCCAGAACCCGACTGAAGTGG GCATCCGTCTTGTCGGTGGTAGCGCATCACATGAAGGCAGAGTGGAAGTGTATCACAATGACACGTGGGGTACAGTGTGTGATGACCGGTTGGCCTATGATTATTACTGGTATTATTATAGTGATTATGCGACTGAGAGTGCCAATTTCGCAACGGCAGTTTGCCGTCAACTTGGATTCCCATATGGTACTGGTGTTGTCATGGAAGAGGCTCACTTTGGAGAGGGAAATGAGAATGACCCCATATGGTTAGATAATGTGATCTGTTCAGGATCAGAAAGCAGATTAGATGAATGCAGCCATAACGGATGGGGAGCACATAACTGTGGTCATTATGAAGATGTAGGGGTGATTTGCGACATTTAG